In Cryptomeria japonica chromosome 10, Sugi_1.0, whole genome shotgun sequence, a genomic segment contains:
- the LOC131858710 gene encoding disease resistance protein RUN1-like, whose protein sequence is MISFRNLNSIQRKVLLKLDCVALAVLARPHLPRPSTTKFILSLTLLPLFNVRTTAADKTGLTDLQKQILQDLSNYNENVQSVDKGISLFRDRLGGKRVLLILDDVDAEVQSNALVGDWLAPGSRVIITSRDKHMLHFARVSSECIHEMSGLQINEGLKLFSWHAFLRESPIPTHEDLAKRIVEACKGHPLSLEVIGAFLYDKHNETDCWTEAVDNITLHADNHKTLYISYSALSEEEKEIFLDIACFFIGEHKKIPIIFWKSLYRRVHTAISNLSLKLLIKIDEKSVFDMHDHLRDMGRTIAEEEKQGTRLWQTAHLSTASNIINFSRIRLNGGNLARLETVNRPGLRFLHLKNLVMDTLPMLPSSLIWLQLEKCSFAIQETFQFSVVGDILQMRIMQVHGGNISFNSDMIGNLSQLQHLDLEECTNLNNLPDIIGNLSQLQHLDLGGCTNLNNLPDTIGNLSQLQHLGLRWCTNVNNLPDTIGNLSQLQHLGLGWCTNVNNLPDTIGNLSQLQQLDLIGCRNLNNFPNTIGNLS, encoded by the coding sequence ATGATCTCATTCAGAAATTTAAACTCAATTCAAAGGAAGGTGTTGTTAAAGCTGGATTGTGTGGCATTGGCGGTATTGGCAAGACCACACTTGCCAAGGCCCTCTACAACCAAGTTTATACTCAGTTTGACGCTGCTTCCTTTGTTCAACGTCCGTACCACTGCAGCAGACAAAACAGGCCTTACAGATTTGCAGAAGCAAATTCTTCAAGATTTATCCAACTATAATGAAAATGTGCAGAGCGTTGACAAAGGCATATCCTTGTTTAGAGATCGTTTGGGAGGAAAACGTGTGCTTCTCATTTTAGATGATGTGGATGCTGAGGTGCAATCAAATGCTTTGGTTGGGGATTGGTTGGCCCCTGGTAGCAGAGTCATTATTACTTCTAGAGACAAACACATGCTCCATTTTGCGCGGGTTTCATCTGAATGCATCCACGAGATGAGTGGATTGCAGATAAATGAAGGTCTCAAATTATTTAGCTGGCATGCATTTTTGAGAGAATCTCCAATCCCCACTCACGAGGATCTGGCCAAAAGAATAGTGGAAGCTTGTAAGGGGCATCCTCTTTCGCTAGAAGTGATTGGAGCCTTTTTGTATGACAAGCACAATGAAACAGATTGCTGGACAGAAGCTGTTGACAACATTACACTCCATGCAGACAATCACAAAACACTCTACATCAGTTATAGTGCTCTTAGTGAAGAGGAAAAAGAAATATTTCTTGACATCGCTTGCTTCTTCATCGGAGAACACAAAAAAATTCCCATTATTTTCTGGAAATCTTTGTACAGGAGGGTACACACAGCTATATCCAATCTTTCTCTGAAGTTACTGATAAAGATTGATGAGAAAAGTGTATTTGATATGCATGACCATTTGCGGGATATGGGGCGGACCATTGCTGAAGAGGAAAAACAGGGTACTCGACTATGGCAGACAGCTCATTTAAGCACCGCATCGAATATTATCAATTTCTCTCGCATTCGACTGAATGGAGGTAATTTGGCAAGGCTTGAAACAGTGAACAGACCTGGTCTACGATTTCTTCACTTGAAGAATCTGGTCATGGACACGCTACCCATGCTTCCTTCAAGTTTAATATGGCTACAGTTGGAAAAATGTAGCTTTGCAATACAAGAAACATTTCAATTCAGTGTTGTGGGTGACATTTTGCAAATGAGGATAATGCAAGTACATGGCGGTAACATTTCCTTCAACTCTGATATGATTGGCAACCTATCACAGCTGCAACATTTAGATTTGGAAGAGTGTACAAATTTAAATAACCTTCCTGATATCATTGGCAACCTATCACAGCTGCAGCATTTAGATTTGGGAGGATGTACAAATCTAAATAACCTCCCCGATACCATTGGCAACCTATCACAGCTGCAGCATTTAGGCTTGAGATGGTGTACAAATGTAAATAACCTCCCCGATACCATTGGTAACCTATCACAGCTACAACATTTAGGCTTGGGATGGTGTACAAATGTAAATAACCTCCCCGATACCATTGGCAACCTATCACAGCTGCAGCAGTTAGACTTGATAGGATGTAGAAATCTAAATAACTTCCCAAATACCATTGGCAACCTATCATAG